Proteins found in one Nocardia brasiliensis ATCC 700358 genomic segment:
- a CDS encoding ABC transporter ATP-binding protein: MTAAIRTEGLTKHYGKHVALTGLDLDVRAGEVFGFLGPNGAGKSTTIRILLDLIRPTSGRVEVFGVDPRKGGAELRRRIGYLPGELALEGRNTARDLLGFLADQRDGAVPARRITELAELLDLDLSKKVGAMSKGNKQKVGIVAAFMHRPDLLILDEPTSGLDPLLQQRFLDLVLAAKADGQTVFMSSHVLSEVQQTADHAVIMRAGKLLGTENVDELRRRSPRSVELVFGADVFADDFARLPGVRDLAIDGRTLHCTTEGEVDGLFKMAAKYPLVSVLSTEPDLEQIFFSLYGR; this comes from the coding sequence ATGACAGCCGCGATTCGCACCGAGGGTCTGACCAAGCACTACGGCAAGCACGTCGCCCTCACCGGCCTCGACCTGGACGTGCGGGCGGGCGAGGTGTTCGGTTTCCTCGGACCCAACGGCGCGGGCAAATCCACCACCATCCGCATCCTGCTCGACCTGATCCGGCCCACCTCGGGGCGCGTCGAGGTGTTCGGCGTCGATCCCCGCAAGGGCGGCGCGGAACTACGCAGGCGGATCGGCTACCTGCCGGGCGAGCTGGCGCTGGAGGGGCGCAACACCGCCCGCGATCTGCTCGGCTTCCTGGCCGACCAGCGCGACGGCGCGGTGCCCGCCCGCCGGATCACCGAACTCGCCGAGCTGCTCGATCTCGATCTGTCCAAGAAGGTCGGCGCCATGTCCAAGGGCAACAAGCAAAAGGTCGGCATCGTCGCGGCTTTCATGCACCGGCCCGATCTGCTGATCCTCGACGAACCGACCTCTGGCCTGGATCCGCTGCTGCAGCAACGGTTTCTCGATCTGGTCCTCGCGGCGAAGGCGGACGGGCAGACCGTGTTCATGTCCTCGCACGTGCTCAGCGAGGTGCAGCAGACCGCCGACCACGCCGTGATCATGCGCGCGGGAAAACTGCTCGGCACCGAGAACGTGGACGAATTGCGGCGTCGCTCACCACGTTCGGTCGAGCTGGTGTTCGGCGCCGACGTCTTCGCCGACGATTTCGCGCGGCTGCCCGGCGTCCGGGACCTGGCCATCGACGGACGGACGCTGCACTGCACGACCGAGGGCGAGGTGGACGGGCTGTTCAAGATGGCCGCCAAATACCCACTGGTGAGCGTGCTCTCGACCGAGCCGGACCTGGAGCAGATCTTCTTCAGCCTCTACGGCCGCTGA
- a CDS encoding ABC transporter permease subunit, producing MTRSVFTQTLKEQRRGLIGWSIGIALVPLLYLPSFNSLKEQGSLNNIKQNRVYDALGAGDFASATGFLHSMIYSMIGLLLMLIFAVTFAARSVTQEENGTLDLLLAQPVSRIHLLSQRFGALAVQITVITTVLALSVIAGARAGKMVVPTGQILAASVALGLLALAVGAIALLAGAITGKRSLALGSASVLALGGYFANTLGADWLRRISPFYYAVGDKPVVNGWNALHLSVLIAVAALAMALALAAFDRRDLAV from the coding sequence ATGACACGCTCGGTCTTCACCCAGACGTTGAAGGAACAGCGCCGCGGCCTCATCGGCTGGTCGATCGGCATCGCGCTGGTGCCGCTGCTGTATCTGCCCTCGTTCAACTCGCTGAAAGAACAAGGCTCGCTGAACAACATCAAGCAGAACCGGGTCTACGACGCGCTCGGCGCGGGCGATTTCGCCAGTGCCACCGGCTTTCTGCACTCGATGATCTATTCGATGATCGGCCTGCTGCTCATGCTGATCTTCGCGGTGACCTTCGCCGCGCGCTCGGTCACCCAGGAGGAGAACGGCACGCTGGATCTGCTGCTCGCCCAGCCGGTCAGCCGGATCCACCTGCTGAGCCAGCGCTTCGGCGCGCTCGCGGTGCAGATCACGGTGATCACCACGGTGCTTGCGCTGAGCGTGATCGCGGGCGCGCGCGCCGGAAAGATGGTGGTGCCCACCGGGCAGATCCTCGCGGCCAGCGTGGCGCTCGGCCTGCTCGCGCTGGCCGTCGGCGCGATCGCGCTGCTGGCCGGAGCGATCACCGGAAAGCGTTCGCTGGCACTGGGTTCGGCGTCGGTACTCGCGCTCGGCGGCTACTTCGCCAACACCCTCGGCGCGGACTGGCTGCGGCGGATATCGCCGTTCTACTACGCGGTCGGCGACAAGCCGGTGGTCAACGGCTGGAACGCCCTGCACCTGAGCGTCCTGATCGCGGTGGCGGCCCTCGCCATGGCCCTCGCACTGGCCGCGTTCGACCGGCGCGACCTCGCGGTCTGA
- a CDS encoding GbsR/MarR family transcriptional regulator, translated as MSSAETAPTPEQLAFVEDFALVLERMGLVRMTGRAAGWLLVSNPPEQTFGQIADALQASKGSISGALKILVTMRWVDKISKPGDRKDYYAIRPGILPELTRQQSSMYSDLTMMTSRGLALFDDPNGEQAARVRDMHEFFVWMGKELPALIDRWYAEQRS; from the coding sequence GTGAGCAGTGCCGAAACCGCCCCCACCCCGGAACAATTGGCCTTCGTCGAAGATTTCGCGCTGGTACTCGAACGCATGGGCCTGGTCCGGATGACCGGACGCGCCGCGGGGTGGCTGCTCGTCTCGAATCCGCCGGAACAGACCTTCGGCCAGATCGCCGACGCACTGCAAGCGTCCAAAGGTTCGATCTCCGGCGCGTTGAAGATCCTGGTCACCATGCGCTGGGTGGACAAGATCTCCAAGCCGGGCGATCGCAAGGACTACTACGCGATCCGCCCCGGCATCCTGCCCGAACTCACCCGCCAGCAGAGCAGCATGTACAGCGACCTGACCATGATGACCTCACGCGGCCTCGCGCTGTTCGACGACCCGAACGGCGAGCAGGCCGCCCGGGTGCGCGATATGCACGAGTTCTTCGTCTGGATGGGCAAGGAGCTGCCCGCGCTGATCGACCGCTGGTACGCCGAGCAGCGGTCCTGA
- a CDS encoding tyrosine-protein phosphatase codes for MTQRSMRGPIALAAGLAVAFGPVAGVALADPPAASAVAFDRSLHLQGVQNARDLGGYRTVDGKTVRTGLVYRTGQLNNATPDDLAALADRKVRFVDDLRTVYERAVGPDRVPAGAVANWDDVIGQAPPEVLASTLTGGDSLYRAFITAPGANAAFAAVLRDILGAEDGAVLFHCTAGKDRTGWTAAVLLTLLGVDRATVNQDYLLSNEYRNARPDDALNGVQQPWLDAAFDQANQTYGSFGNYVRDGLGLSTADIAALRAKLLA; via the coding sequence ATGACCCAGCGCTCGATGCGCGGCCCGATCGCCCTCGCCGCCGGCCTGGCCGTCGCCTTCGGCCCGGTGGCCGGGGTCGCGCTTGCCGACCCGCCTGCCGCGTCGGCGGTCGCGTTCGACCGGTCGCTGCACCTGCAGGGCGTCCAGAATGCCCGCGACCTCGGCGGTTACCGCACGGTCGACGGCAAGACGGTCCGCACCGGACTGGTCTACCGCACCGGCCAGCTCAACAACGCCACGCCGGACGATCTCGCCGCGTTGGCCGACCGCAAGGTCCGCTTCGTCGACGACCTGCGCACCGTCTACGAGCGCGCGGTCGGACCGGACCGGGTGCCCGCGGGCGCGGTCGCGAATTGGGACGACGTCATCGGCCAGGCGCCGCCGGAGGTGCTGGCGAGCACGCTCACCGGCGGCGACAGCCTCTATCGCGCCTTCATCACCGCGCCCGGCGCGAACGCGGCGTTCGCCGCGGTGCTGCGCGACATCCTCGGCGCCGAAGACGGCGCGGTGCTGTTCCACTGCACCGCGGGCAAGGATCGCACGGGCTGGACCGCCGCCGTGCTGCTCACCCTGCTCGGTGTCGACCGCGCCACGGTGAACCAGGACTACCTGCTGTCCAACGAATACCGCAACGCGCGCCCGGACGATGCGCTCAACGGCGTCCAACAGCCTTGGCTGGACGCGGCTTTCGATCAGGCGAACCAGACCTACGGCAGCTTCGGCAACTACGTGCGCGACGGGCTGGGCCTGTCCACTGCGGACATCGCCGCGCTGCGGGCGAAGCTGCTCGCCTGA
- the zapE gene encoding cell division protein ZapE encodes MQERLVDRHPEVPADQLVAQMVPPPMFDEVSFASYIPDSKEPSQAAAVRKAEEFAGEVAKIHKATNKKSLFGKKKPVSGAGLYLDGGFGVGKTHLLASIFHSAPAPKSFGTFGELTNLVGALGFTNAVERLSANSVLCIDEFELDDPGDTMLVSRLLTELSAKGVSIAATSNTLPGQLGEGRFAAQDFLREIKKLGSIFEPVRVDGPDYRHRDLPPAPDPTSPGALTERAAATKHATLDEFDALLKHLSTLHPSKYGALIAGVSAVFISNVHPVTDQAVALRIVVLADRLYDASVPVTVSGAKLDEIFSQEMLDGGYRKKYLRAISRLLALSRFEVSA; translated from the coding sequence ATGCAAGAACGCCTCGTCGACCGCCACCCGGAGGTTCCGGCCGACCAGCTCGTCGCCCAGATGGTGCCGCCGCCCATGTTCGATGAGGTCAGTTTCGCCTCCTACATTCCCGACTCCAAAGAGCCCAGCCAGGCGGCCGCGGTGCGCAAGGCCGAGGAGTTCGCGGGGGAGGTGGCCAAGATCCACAAGGCCACGAACAAGAAGAGCTTGTTCGGCAAGAAGAAGCCGGTCTCCGGTGCGGGCCTGTATCTCGACGGCGGGTTCGGCGTCGGCAAGACCCACCTGCTGGCCTCCATCTTCCACAGCGCGCCCGCGCCGAAGTCGTTCGGCACCTTCGGCGAGCTCACCAATCTGGTCGGCGCCCTCGGCTTCACCAACGCGGTGGAACGACTGTCGGCGAACAGCGTGCTGTGCATCGACGAGTTCGAGCTCGACGATCCCGGCGACACCATGCTGGTCTCGCGTCTGCTGACCGAGCTGTCCGCGAAGGGCGTCTCGATCGCCGCGACCTCCAACACGCTGCCGGGTCAGCTGGGCGAAGGGCGTTTCGCCGCACAGGATTTCCTGCGCGAGATCAAGAAGCTCGGCTCGATCTTCGAACCGGTGCGGGTCGACGGCCCGGACTACCGCCATCGGGATCTGCCGCCCGCGCCCGACCCGACCTCGCCCGGGGCGCTCACCGAACGGGCCGCCGCGACGAAGCACGCCACGCTCGACGAGTTCGATGCGCTGCTGAAGCACCTGAGCACGCTGCATCCGTCGAAGTACGGCGCGTTGATCGCCGGGGTCTCGGCAGTGTTCATCTCGAACGTGCACCCGGTGACCGATCAGGCCGTCGCGCTGCGCATCGTGGTGCTGGCCGACCGGTTGTACGACGCGAGCGTGCCGGTCACGGTGTCGGGGGCCAAGCTCGACGAGATCTTCTCCCAGGAGATGCTCGACGGCGGTTACCGCAAGAAGTACCTGCGGGCGATTTCCCGGCTGCTGGCGCTGTCGCGGTTCGAAGTGTCCGCGTAA
- a CDS encoding pyrimidine reductase family protein produces the protein MQRIHNATQLTDLTPGDLAQVYAYPEQLSAPWVRANFVSSIDGAATSDGQSEGLGTPADKAVFLMLRDLADVVLVGAGTVRSENYGGARTDAQLRRALHQRGAGGHPDGAAPPIAVVTASAAIDLGARLLTDTTVPPLIITTTTAPADRKQQLADAGAEVIEAGDLAVTPKGLLRVLAERGLYRVLCEGGPHLFGELLAADLVDELCLTIAPILIGGTARRISLSAHEFQLRMRRAHLLLDDDGTMLTRWVRR, from the coding sequence ATGCAGCGTATCCACAATGCGACCCAGCTCACAGACCTCACTCCGGGCGATCTCGCGCAGGTGTACGCCTACCCCGAGCAGCTGTCCGCACCATGGGTGCGCGCCAATTTCGTGTCGAGCATCGATGGCGCCGCCACCAGCGACGGTCAATCGGAGGGCCTCGGCACGCCGGCGGACAAGGCCGTGTTCCTGATGCTGCGCGACCTGGCCGATGTGGTGCTGGTCGGCGCGGGCACGGTCCGTTCGGAGAACTACGGCGGCGCGCGCACCGACGCACAGCTGCGGCGCGCGTTGCATCAGCGCGGCGCGGGCGGCCATCCGGACGGTGCGGCGCCACCGATCGCGGTGGTCACCGCGAGCGCGGCGATCGACCTCGGGGCCCGGCTGCTCACCGACACGACGGTCCCGCCGTTGATCATCACCACGACCACCGCGCCCGCCGATCGCAAACAGCAACTCGCCGACGCGGGCGCGGAGGTGATCGAGGCGGGCGATCTCGCGGTCACGCCCAAGGGGTTGCTGCGCGTGCTGGCCGAGCGCGGCCTCTACCGCGTGCTCTGCGAGGGCGGGCCGCACCTGTTCGGCGAACTGCTGGCCGCCGACCTGGTCGACGAGCTGTGCCTGACCATCGCGCCGATCCTGATCGGCGGCACCGCCCGGCGGATCTCGTTGTCCGCGCACGAGTTCCAGCTCCGCATGCGTCGCGCGCACTTGCTGCTCGACGACGACGGCACCATGCTGACCCGCTGGGTTCGCCGATAG
- a CDS encoding alpha/beta fold hydrolase — protein sequence MRWTRAVVLAATLSIVIAGCGAGPSDRPGVAVERQRVGGDVATTSPAPPPAPSAELPKTDLAWRECTKPTLDLLGFGPAPAGLVLDCAEYSTPIDAAGSVLGNFRAAAIRAKLPQTPADAAPLVLTSGSDRSSTATLAGLATGPASALLAARPVVAVDRRGIGSSQPIDCLPPEIRKGMADNAQFGPGAADPVEAVTGFSQDGTIACRDFLQPYEGTFDAPHAADDIEQLRRQWQVEHIALLGTGNGAKVALSYARKYGDHLARLVLDSPEAVAVDATTRAEQQLEGAEAALTAFAQRCTGLGCSLGPDPRAAITDLVNRAGSGQLGDISANALLTAVSGFLGGPRADQADRVRELADALSAAGRGDRGALATMIERESAAISGDGQFVNRCTDIQQPPTPSRAKELMNTWGTKYPVFGRAMAISLMDCSAWPVSTAPQLPEKLDLPVLVLGSIADPVVGNAGQASVAGALGKAGARQAGVTWQGWGHPVTNHSTCAQRLLVDYLKEAKLPADGTACPA from the coding sequence ATGCGCTGGACTCGGGCCGTCGTGCTGGCCGCGACACTCTCGATCGTTATCGCCGGATGCGGGGCGGGGCCCTCCGACCGTCCCGGTGTGGCCGTCGAGCGCCAGCGGGTCGGCGGCGACGTCGCCACCACCTCCCCGGCCCCGCCCCCGGCGCCCAGCGCCGAACTGCCGAAAACCGATCTGGCGTGGCGCGAATGCACCAAGCCGACCCTGGACCTGCTCGGGTTCGGACCGGCCCCGGCCGGTCTGGTGCTCGACTGCGCCGAATACTCCACCCCGATCGACGCGGCCGGCTCGGTGCTCGGCAATTTCCGGGCCGCCGCCATCCGGGCCAAGCTGCCGCAGACCCCCGCGGACGCGGCGCCGCTGGTGCTCACCTCCGGCTCGGATCGGTCCTCTACGGCCACCCTCGCCGGACTGGCCACCGGACCGGCGAGCGCGCTGCTGGCCGCCCGCCCGGTCGTCGCGGTGGACCGCCGCGGCATCGGCAGCTCGCAGCCGATCGACTGCCTGCCGCCGGAGATCCGCAAGGGCATGGCCGACAACGCACAATTCGGGCCCGGCGCAGCCGATCCGGTCGAGGCGGTGACCGGGTTCAGCCAGGACGGCACCATCGCCTGCCGCGACTTCCTGCAACCGTACGAGGGCACCTTCGACGCGCCGCACGCCGCGGACGACATCGAACAGCTGCGCAGGCAGTGGCAGGTCGAGCACATCGCGCTGCTCGGTACCGGCAACGGCGCGAAGGTCGCCCTGAGTTACGCCCGCAAGTACGGCGATCACCTGGCCCGGCTCGTCCTCGACTCCCCCGAGGCCGTCGCCGTCGACGCCACCACCCGCGCCGAACAGCAGTTGGAAGGCGCGGAAGCGGCGTTGACCGCGTTCGCGCAGCGCTGCACCGGGCTCGGCTGTTCGCTCGGCCCCGACCCGCGGGCCGCGATCACCGATCTGGTGAACCGCGCCGGTTCCGGCCAGCTCGGCGACATCTCGGCCAACGCGCTGCTCACCGCGGTGTCCGGCTTCCTCGGCGGCCCGCGCGCGGACCAGGCCGACCGGGTGCGCGAACTCGCCGACGCGCTGTCGGCCGCCGGGCGCGGTGACCGCGGTGCACTCGCCACCATGATCGAACGCGAATCCGCGGCGATCAGCGGCGACGGCCAATTCGTGAACCGCTGCACCGATATTCAGCAGCCGCCGACCCCGAGCAGGGCCAAAGAGCTGATGAACACCTGGGGCACCAAATACCCGGTGTTCGGCCGCGCGATGGCCATCTCGCTGATGGACTGCTCGGCCTGGCCGGTGTCCACGGCACCGCAACTGCCCGAGAAGCTCGACCTCCCGGTGCTGGTACTCGGCAGCATCGCCGACCCCGTGGTCGGCAACGCGGGCCAAGCCTCGGTGGCCGGTGCGCTAGGCAAAGCGGGCGCCAGGCAGGCCGGTGTCACCTGGCAGGGCTGGGGCCATCCGGTGACCAATCATTCGACCTGTGCCCAACGCCTCTTGGTCGACTATCTGAAAGAGGCGAAGCTGCCCGCCGACGGCACCGCCTGCCCGGCCTGA
- a CDS encoding glycosyltransferase family 87 protein: MFLRQLEPRTARTTAEVIKFALWPIAVMTVLNRVFIKAVNGYITDDFRPVYQASLDFLNRRPVYWANFDSVDPHYLYYPSGTLLIAPVAWVHDYEKARWLFILVNVIAIILAWYLLLRLFRFTVSSVVAPVLLFAMFLSETVTNTLVFTNVNGCILAAELIFLHLLLKRRDLWAGAALGLSLAVKPTLAPLLLVALVRGQWKVFITAIGVPVALMAIAWPLSKDPEKFFSHTAPYLFETRDYFNSAIAGNGEYYGLPPWLIWGMRLGMGVLVAISLWLLYRYYREDELFFVCTSSGVLLTASFLLPSLGQMYYSMMLFPFLMTVVLRNSVLRNWPAWLAVFGFMSYDKWLSDRPGWQHWGRDVEYLRITFGWGLLLLVVFCVLGERYLSARREGRLQFGIDPTWFKPVPATAPAAPTAEKPRSANGSATVVAKPISVE; this comes from the coding sequence GTGTTCCTTCGACAGCTCGAGCCCCGCACCGCTCGCACCACCGCCGAGGTGATCAAGTTCGCACTCTGGCCCATCGCGGTCATGACCGTGCTGAACCGGGTTTTCATCAAGGCTGTCAACGGGTACATCACCGACGACTTCCGGCCGGTCTACCAGGCGTCGCTGGACTTCCTGAACCGGCGGCCGGTGTACTGGGCGAACTTCGACTCGGTCGATCCGCACTACCTGTACTACCCGAGCGGCACGCTGCTGATCGCGCCCGTGGCCTGGGTGCACGACTACGAGAAAGCGCGCTGGCTGTTCATCCTGGTGAACGTCATCGCGATCATCCTCGCCTGGTATCTGCTGCTCCGGTTGTTCCGGTTCACGGTGAGTTCGGTGGTCGCGCCGGTACTGCTGTTCGCGATGTTCCTGTCGGAGACCGTCACCAACACACTGGTCTTCACCAACGTCAACGGCTGCATCCTCGCCGCCGAGCTGATCTTCTTGCACCTGTTGCTCAAACGTCGCGATCTGTGGGCCGGTGCGGCACTCGGGTTGAGTCTCGCGGTGAAACCCACGCTGGCACCGCTGTTGCTCGTCGCGCTGGTTCGCGGTCAGTGGAAGGTCTTCATCACCGCCATCGGCGTGCCGGTCGCCTTGATGGCGATCGCCTGGCCACTGTCGAAGGACCCGGAAAAGTTCTTCAGTCACACCGCGCCTTACCTTTTCGAGACGCGCGACTACTTCAACAGCGCGATCGCGGGCAACGGCGAGTACTACGGCCTGCCGCCGTGGCTGATCTGGGGCATGCGCCTGGGCATGGGCGTGCTCGTCGCCATCTCGCTGTGGCTGCTGTACCGGTACTACCGCGAGGACGAACTGTTCTTCGTGTGCACGTCCTCCGGTGTGCTGCTCACCGCGTCGTTCCTGCTGCCCTCGCTGGGCCAGATGTACTACTCGATGATGCTGTTCCCGTTCCTGATGACCGTGGTGCTGCGCAATTCGGTGCTGCGCAACTGGCCCGCCTGGCTCGCGGTGTTCGGGTTCATGAGCTACGACAAGTGGCTCTCGGATCGTCCGGGCTGGCAGCACTGGGGTCGCGACGTCGAATACCTGCGCATCACCTTCGGCTGGGGACTGCTGCTGCTGGTCGTGTTCTGTGTGCTGGGTGAGCGGTACCTGTCCGCGCGACGCGAAGGCCGGCTGCAGTTCGGCATCGACCCGACCTGGTTCAAGCCGGTGCCCGCCACGGCCCCCGCCGCCCCGACGGCTGAGAAGCCCAGGTCGGCCAACGGTTCAGCGACAGTTGTCGCCAAACCTATTAGCGTGGAGTGA
- the msrB gene encoding peptide-methionine (R)-S-oxide reductase MsrB: MSSEADTSLPAPRIQLTPQEWRLKLNPEEYAVLREAATERPFVGEYTDTKTDGVYECRACGAELFRSTEKFDSHCGWPSFFDPAQSDAVILKADDTLGMHRVEVLCANCHSHLGHVFEGEGYNTPTDKRYCINSISLRLVPAEGSTS; encoded by the coding sequence ATGAGCTCCGAAGCCGACACCTCCCTGCCCGCACCGCGGATCCAGCTCACGCCCCAGGAGTGGCGGCTGAAGCTGAACCCCGAGGAATACGCGGTGCTGCGCGAGGCCGCGACCGAACGCCCCTTCGTCGGTGAATACACCGACACCAAAACCGACGGCGTCTACGAGTGCCGGGCCTGCGGAGCCGAATTGTTCCGCAGCACCGAGAAATTCGACTCGCACTGCGGCTGGCCGTCGTTCTTCGACCCGGCGCAATCCGACGCGGTGATCCTGAAAGCCGACGACACCCTCGGCATGCACCGCGTCGAAGTGCTGTGCGCGAACTGCCACAGCCACCTCGGCCACGTTTTCGAGGGCGAGGGCTACAACACCCCCACCGACAAGCGCTACTGCATCAACTCGATCTCGCTGCGGTTGGTGCCGGCGGAGGGGTCTACCAGCTGA
- a CDS encoding MFS transporter — translation MSDAPVPTPVPARRRIPRAMAMTGLASAMFLVILDASMVNLAGSTIREGLELTAAELTVVVDSYLVAFAGLLLLGGRLADVLGGRKVFLTGMAIYLAATAFCALATGVGMLTAGRIGQGAGAAIVMPAALSLVLTLYTSPAERTRALGIWGAVAGAGSLLGVFLGGTLTQILGWPAVFITPVPFGIAGAIIVWRSVPAVPGKPGRFDVLGAITITLGISGLALGMVAASDAGFGAPSTLLGLAIGGASLAAFVFAERHSTHPLVPLGVFGRKPVITANVVMLLTGGTLTSLFFFLPQYQQDVLGMSSLAAGMTQVPLAIMIIVGSVLAPLLAKRIGLTRALPVGLAVLLAGFLWLAMDPTTSGFSVSLLGAFLVIGAGLGLGLVNATAMGVRDSADGEAGLLSGLVNAAQQLGGALGLAALAGIAIGAAGTHGDISFQTAFFGEAALVVIALALSLRSATRKSQALTAAAH, via the coding sequence ATGAGCGATGCCCCCGTACCCACGCCAGTGCCCGCCCGCCGCCGGATACCGCGCGCGATGGCGATGACAGGCTTGGCCAGCGCCATGTTCCTGGTCATTCTCGACGCCTCGATGGTGAACCTCGCCGGATCCACGATCCGCGAAGGCCTCGAGCTCACCGCGGCCGAACTCACGGTCGTCGTGGACAGCTACCTGGTGGCGTTCGCCGGGCTGCTGCTGCTCGGTGGCCGCCTCGCCGACGTGCTCGGCGGCCGGAAAGTGTTCCTGACCGGAATGGCCATCTACCTTGCGGCGACGGCGTTCTGCGCGCTGGCCACCGGCGTCGGGATGTTGACCGCGGGACGAATCGGGCAGGGTGCCGGGGCGGCGATCGTCATGCCCGCCGCGCTCTCGCTCGTCCTCACGCTCTACACCTCTCCCGCGGAACGCACCCGCGCACTGGGCATCTGGGGCGCGGTAGCGGGCGCCGGCAGTCTGCTCGGCGTCTTTCTCGGCGGCACGCTCACCCAAATCCTGGGCTGGCCCGCGGTGTTCATCACCCCGGTGCCGTTCGGCATCGCCGGGGCGATCATCGTGTGGCGCTCGGTCCCCGCGGTCCCCGGCAAGCCCGGCCGGTTCGATGTGCTCGGCGCGATCACCATCACCCTCGGGATCTCCGGTCTCGCGCTGGGCATGGTCGCTGCCTCTGATGCCGGATTCGGCGCACCCAGCACTCTTCTCGGCCTCGCGATCGGCGGCGCGTCCCTGGCGGCGTTCGTGTTCGCCGAGCGGCACTCCACGCACCCGCTGGTGCCGCTCGGCGTGTTCGGCCGCAAGCCGGTGATCACGGCCAATGTCGTGATGTTGCTGACCGGCGGCACACTGACGAGCCTGTTCTTCTTTCTGCCCCAGTATCAGCAGGACGTACTCGGGATGAGTTCGCTGGCGGCCGGAATGACACAGGTACCCCTCGCCATCATGATCATCGTCGGTAGCGTTCTCGCGCCACTGCTGGCCAAGCGAATCGGGCTCACACGCGCGCTGCCCGTCGGACTCGCGGTGCTGCTCGCCGGCTTCCTCTGGCTGGCGATGGATCCGACGACCAGCGGTTTCTCGGTGAGTCTGCTCGGTGCGTTCCTGGTCATCGGTGCCGGACTCGGGCTCGGCCTCGTCAACGCCACCGCGATGGGCGTGCGCGACAGCGCCGACGGCGAAGCAGGCCTGCTCAGCGGGCTGGTAAACGCCGCACAGCAGTTGGGCGGCGCGCTCGGGCTCGCCGCACTGGCCGGGATCGCCATCGGTGCGGCAGGCACCCACGGCGACATCTCGTTCCAGACCGCGTTCTTCGGCGAAGCCGCACTCGTCGTCATCGCCCTCGCACTGTCGTTGCGCTCCGCTACCCGGAAATCGCAGGCCCTGACCGCCGCTGCGCACTGA
- a CDS encoding NAD(P)H-binding protein — protein MNTPIVLVTAATGTVGSALVPALRARGVTVRAMTRHRDRVVPGAETVVADLRDPASVAAALDGVDAAFLNSPSAPEAAALQTRFADLARDAGVPRLVLLSQYAAHAEAPVRFLRWHAEVEAHVQTLGLDHTVLRPNLYLQALLAFAGSIAQGWFAAPIGDAAISAIDTRDIADAAAAVLTGTGHTGRTYTLTGPRAVTHDEIATALTAATGRSVSFRTASADQFTAALTGRLPPWHLDGLVEDYAHYARGEAAQVHQSVPELTGHPARDITDFARDYATTFTPQPPTERKAR, from the coding sequence ATGAACACCCCTATCGTGCTGGTGACCGCCGCGACCGGAACTGTCGGTTCCGCACTGGTGCCCGCCCTGCGAGCCCGCGGCGTCACCGTCCGCGCCATGACCCGTCACCGCGACCGGGTCGTCCCGGGCGCCGAGACCGTTGTCGCCGATCTGCGGGATCCGGCCTCGGTTGCCGCGGCGTTGGACGGCGTCGACGCCGCCTTCCTCAACAGCCCCTCGGCACCCGAGGCCGCCGCCCTCCAGACCCGCTTCGCCGACCTGGCCCGCGACGCGGGCGTGCCCCGCCTCGTGCTGCTGTCCCAGTACGCGGCACATGCCGAGGCCCCGGTGCGGTTCCTGCGCTGGCACGCCGAAGTCGAAGCCCACGTGCAGACACTCGGGCTCGACCACACCGTGCTACGCCCCAACCTCTACCTGCAGGCCCTACTCGCCTTCGCCGGCTCCATCGCGCAGGGCTGGTTCGCCGCGCCCATCGGCGACGCCGCCATCAGCGCGATCGACACCAGAGACATCGCCGACGCGGCCGCAGCCGTGCTGACCGGCACCGGGCACACCGGCCGCACCTACACGCTGACCGGACCTCGCGCCGTGACCCACGACGAGATCGCCACAGCGCTCACCGCGGCGACCGGGCGCAGCGTCAGTTTCCGCACCGCCTCCGCCGACCAGTTCACCGCCGCCCTGACCGGCCGGCTCCCGCCCTGGCACCTCGACGGCCTCGTCGAGGACTACGCGCACTACGCCCGAGGCGAAGCCGCCCAGGTGCACCAGTCCGTCCCCGAACTGACCGGACACCCCGCACGCGATATCACCGACTTCGCCCGCGACTACGCAACGACATTCACCCCCCAGCCACCAACTGAAAGGAAGGCCCGATGA